GACGTGTTTTGTTCATTGTTGTGACCCtacagcctggcacacagtagtcaGTTGGTGAACAGAGGCTGAAGGATGAAACTTGCAGTGTCTACACAATGGCTTCCCATCTCATTTGGAATCAGAGTCAGGGTTCGTAACAGGGCCCGCAGGCCTGGGCATGATCTGACCCTCTGTCCCCTCTAGGATGTCATCTCCTGCCACTCACTCAGCCACACCTGAGCCCAGCAAGCTCCTGCCTCAGAGACTTGGTGCTTGCTGTTCTTTCTGGCCCAGGTACCTGCAcagctccttcccttccttcaggCATCTGCCCAAGTAGCCTCTTAGACAGGCACAAAGGCACGAGTAAGGGGACCTGCTGCTTTGCGATGTCTCTTATATCATTGTCTGGTGATGTTAGATATTTTGACCTGTACCTTATCTCCCAGAATAGGCCCCTAATTTCCCCAACTTCTAATTCAGTGACCTGCGTACAGGTGTTCGATAAATATGGATTTGATCTTAGCCAGCTGGCTTTTCTTTCACCTTATACgtctttatatatgtgtatattattttatttttcatttgacatATTCCTAAGTAGACACAGAGAAATACATACAGTATTAACATGGTCATATTCTAGATTTGTACTGTTTAAATTctgtggcttttaaaatataaattacaatttCAATCCctcagccacatttcaagtgctcagtgaCTATgtgtggccagtggctactgtattgagCAGTGCAGATAGCATTTCCATCATGACAGATAGTTCTGTTGAACAGCAGTGGTCTAGATGCCTCAGaaacagttgtgtgtgtgtgtgtgtgtgtgtgtgtgtgtgtgtgtgtgtgagagagagagagagagagagagagagaaactgatgGGAGAGTGAAGCACAGATCAATCAGTAAATTTCAATCCCATTTAGTTTCCAGTGAGGTCCTTAAGAATATCTGTTGTATCTGTGATTTTTTGCTGTAGGTCACTTGAATGGTTGAGCATGGACCCTGTTGCCACCCACAGCTGCCATCTCCTCCAGCAACTGCATGAGCAGCGGATCCAAGGCCTGCTTTGTGACTGTATGTTGGTGGTAAAAGGAGTCTGCTTTAAAGCGCATAAGAATGTCCTGGCAGCATTCAGCCAGTATTTTAGGTAGGTATTTTAGACTTAATTCTCCTAGCTGTGAATTGAGGGGAAAGCTCTTTTAGTATGGAAGTATTCATATTTTGTTCTCCTTGGATTTCactatctttatctttttatagCACATTGGATTTTGTAggagttgttttaatttttaagtttgttaatcatttttattatttttgcttttgtgtttagGGTAACCTGAAAAGAAAAGACGCTCTTAAGTAAAATGAATTTGGGATGATTGAAAGTATTTTGgttctttgtctttcattttaataattctgGCTAATGTCAATCTTCTACATATATTTCTTATCCTTTCAAGATAAAATGATGGAGGAATTAAGTTCCTGGTCAGAATTTTTCTGTGATAAGAAATCAGAGGGGAAAACATATTCTGTgtgttggatttttcttttctgtttttcttaattaaagcattttagtttttgtttctcatttgaatattctaagaaaacttacaatcattttggcttatatgaaatatttatttataaataatgaataataccAGGACGTTGTGTTTCAGCttatttaaacattattctgcattcccagttacttaggaggctgaggtggaaggatcccttgagcataggaggtggaggctgcagtgagccgtgatcatgccactgtactccagcctgagcaacagagcgagactctgtctctcagaaaaaaaaaaaaaaaaatcattagagtTAAGTGATTCTGCGTAAATTCATTTTGTCGTTAGCAGGTTTATCTCTCTTTAAATACAgtactctttctttttaaagtactttttgttTCCAAAATGCATACCATTTTACTGCTCTAGTAGACAACGTGGGACATGATTTGCTCTTTCTTTGATAATCCTGAATCATCAAATTGAGTCTCAGTTATTGTATAGGCCACATTACACATTGTAATGAATCAGCTTCTTAAGGTAGGTAGCAGGTGTTGTTCCTGTGAAAAATGGTCGCAGACTCTTGGGTTTGCTATCacctgtttttttctgtcttcccaggACAATTAAATTTTGATACTGTGATACACAGGCTGATTTGCACTTAAAAACAGAACTGAAGGCTGTTTGGGGGAAATAGGTGACTGCATTTGACAAAATGTCTTCAACTTACTTACCTGAGCTTATTATTTCATACATAATAGAAATTTGTTCACCTGTGACCTTGGCTTGTACCCAGAATAAAGTGCCTGGGCTTTAGAGTGCCTTTTGGTCTTCACTAACTCTTAGGGTTTTTCTCACTATTGGTTTTTGAACTGCTGGGTGGCTGAAAAACCTAACAGCCAAATAAATTACTGGTTACAAAGGAATGGTGTGGAGGGTTGGTTTAttctagctatttttattttaagttttctaggCACTTAGATGTggaaatatttgtgtatatggtTATGGCCTAAAATATAATACTTGTGAGACTAAATATGAAATATTGAAAAGtgtatattctttaattttgtaTACTCTATtagtatgtatttaatatatatggataattaccttttgaaaaaatatttagagcAATCTTTTATTTCTTAGATCATATTGGGAATTATCTTAGAATCTTCTTGATTTGTGGTTTATCAGTCATATTactgtatgtaattttttaatgtgtaaatttgagtatatttcaaaaatttactttgagatatattttgaagtctgcaTACCCAATCTACTACTTTAATTCATCTGAATTATTTAGTTGGATGGTTTGCCAGATTGTTTTAAAGGATTAAAACATACTTATGTTAAAAGTCTTGACATTCACAGAAGgatagtattttttaatattaatatatgaatgTTATAAGAAAAAGACAGTGTGGATTTTTGACACTGTAAACAGATACTCTTTCTTTTACCAGGAGCCTCTTTCAGAATTCTTCAAGCCAGAAGAATGATGTTTTTCACTTGGATGTTAAAAATGTCAGTGGCATAGGGCAGATCTTGGACTTCATGTACACTTCTCATCTAGATCTTAACCAGGACAATATACAAGTAATGCTGGACACAGCACAGTGTTTGCAAGTTCAAAATGTTCTGAGTCTgtgtcacacatttttaaaatcagccacTGCAGTACAGCCACCTGGCATGCCTTGTAATAGTACATTGTCTCTGCAAAGCACCCTGACCCCAGATGCTACTTGTGTTATCAGTGAAAACAACTACCCCCCTCATTTACTGCAGGAATGTTCAGCAGATGCACAGCAGAATAAAACGTTGGATGAATCACATCCACGTGCTTCGCCATCAGTTAATCGTCATCACTCCGCGGGTGAAATCTCAAAACAAGCCCCTGATACTTCAGACGGCAGCTGCACAGAACTGCCTTTCAAACAGCCAAATTACTATTACAAACTCAGAAACTTTTACAGTAAGCAGTACCATAAACACGCAGCTGGTCCCAGTCAGGAGAGAGTCGTTGAGCAGCCTTTTACTTTCAGCACCTCTACAGACCTTACCACGGTAGAGAGCCAGCCTTGTGCTGTCAGTCATTCCGAATGCATCCTGGAGTCTCCCGAGCACTTACCTTCCAACTTCCTGGCCCAGCCTGTGAATGACTCTGCCCCACACCCTGAGTCAGACGCCACATGCCAACAACCTGCCAAGCAGATGAGGCTCAAAAAGGCCATTCATCTGAAGAAACTCAATTTCCTGAAGTCACAGAAATCTGCAGAGCAAATATCTGAACCCAAGTCGGATGATGGTTTGACAAAGAGGATAGAATCTTCTAGTGAAAATACCCTAGAGAAAGCTAGCAGccaaagtgctgaagaaaaagaaagtgaagaagtCGTCAGTTGTGAGAATTTTAATTGCATTAGTGAGATGGAGAGGCCTGAAGACCCAGCTGCCCTGGAAGACCAGTCCCAGACACTTCAGTCCCAGAGACAATACGCGTGTGAATTATGCGGGAAACCTTTTAAACACCCAAGCAACTTGGAGCTTCACAAACGGTCTCATACAGGTAACTGATTCGGTACCCACAGGCAGAAGGGAAGGACGTAATACAGATGCTCAGACACCACTGGCTCTTCTTGTTTTTGTAAGAAGTTTTGCTATTGTTTGATGTCATTGatgattttaaacaaaataagggGGATTAGCtactttttattgtatatttttggtGATGCATCTGACTTAAAGTTTTGTAAATGGTTTTATAAAGCCACTTTAAAAAGGTGCatactttcaatttttatttcaactttatttttatatgacaaGCCATCCGTCTCTAAAGAAGTATAGTAATTTTGGTGCACTCAGAATTTCAAATTAATTCTAAAATGGATAAGCTATATTTAGTTGTCTTTTTAGAATTAGATTAAGCTTATTTTTTGAAAGCATCATATAGGTTAATTTAGACTAACAATTTAGTTTGAATAATTCTACAAGTTCTCTTGGGAGGAATTTGagtatctaatttttaaaattctaatttggGAATCAGGAAGTAAACTTTTTAATAAGAATCAGCTTTAACCATTTgatattctcaaaagaaaattctttcaaTTTAAACATTGAATTTTCAAAGTTTTGTTATCTTAATTTatgcctctttctctttcccaaaagattttttaaggtattttctctctctctgtctctctatacacacacacacacacacacacacacacacacacacacattgtgttatacaatacatatatattacttttCTTCCTATAATTAAACATGAGTTTAATAGCATATTACAGATGAACAACAATTACCTTGTAGGCATGAGAAGTAACATGCAACAGGACACTTCCACAACAGCTGCTTTTAAGGTGTTTGTATAATTGCGTTTGTTGATGTGACCTTCTGTTATCACTATGGATTCCCAGTTTGCATTTTACTACCTTGTATTATTGGGAGATTTCTTTGATAATTGTGAAAGCCCTTTATACATTTTAGTGGATTTGAATATAAAGTACTGTTATTATCACTAGTAGTTCAAAATTATTCCACGTGAAGGCAATATCACAGACTTAGTTTTGCCCTGACAAAACTTTAGATCATTCTGTTTGCCTAAATCTCCTACAGCCTAATGattactgcaattttttttttttttttttttgagacggagttttgctctgttgcccaggttggagtgcagtggcatgatctcggctgactgcaacctctgcctcctgggttcaagtgattctcctgcctcagcctcccgagtagctgggactacaggcatgcgccacctattttttgtatttttagtagagacagggtttcaccatgttggtcaggctgctctcgaactcctaacctcaagtgatctgcccaccttgacctcccaaagtgatgggattacaggcgtaagccacaacGCTTGGCCTGATggctgtaattttttatttgtgaaacTTACCTGCTTAGCTTTTAAAGGAATCAAAAATTGTTTATTCTGGGAGAACCTCTTTGAATGACAGATACAGTCACGGCAAAGGTGCTTACTGGCACATAAATATTCTACCGAGAAGGGCAGCaattctcaaagtatggtctggGGAACCCTTTTTGGGGGTCTGTGAGGCCAACACTATTTTCAAAATCGTCTAAGATATTACTTGTTTTATCTTCCTCTCATGAGTGTACAGTTAGTCTGCCCAAAGCTACATGATGCTTGATGAAGTCCTCACCCTGGTGGCCTGTGAAGTGTGTATTTACCTGTTCTAAAGATcactctgttttcatttctaatatggTAGATATCAATAGCTATAGCCCATATTAACAAAAGCTCTTTAGGACCTCAATTTTAAGAGTGTGAAGGGGTCCTGAGGCCTACTGGAGTAGGATTGTTAACCTTGGTCATTTATTAGTCTTAGTAACTGGtgacctctctctcttttcaaatTCTTATATTTCTTATGGGGGCTTTAACTTATTATCTGTCACCCCCAATAATTTCAGACATAAATGCAGTTTCATTTATTGCAATAAagaattaatgtaattattaatttattattaattaatataaatataattattcagGGTGAAGAAAGCCATTAGACATtttcaggataaaataaaataaaaatatcctagAATGAGCCCAGAAAGCTAGTAAGCTGCTTTC
Above is a window of Nomascus leucogenys isolate Asia chromosome 20, Asia_NLE_v1, whole genome shotgun sequence DNA encoding:
- the ZBTB49 gene encoding zinc finger and BTB domain-containing protein 49; this translates as MDPVATHSCHLLQQLHEQRIQGLLCDCMLVVKGVCFKAHKNVLAAFSQYFRSLFQNSSSQKNDVFHLDVKNVSGIGQILDFMYTSHLDLNQDNIQVMLDTAQCLQVQNVLSLCHTFLKSATAVQPPGMPCNSTLSLQSTLTPDATCVISENNYPPHLLQECSADAQQNKTLDESHPRASPSVNRHHSAGEISKQAPDTSDGSCTELPFKQPNYYYKLRNFYSKQYHKHAAGPSQERVVEQPFTFSTSTDLTTVESQPCAVSHSECILESPEHLPSNFLAQPVNDSAPHPESDATCQQPAKQMRLKKAIHLKKLNFLKSQKSAEQISEPKSDDGLTKRIESSSENTLEKASSQSAEEKESEEVVSCENFNCISEMERPEDPAALEDQSQTLQSQRQYACELCGKPFKHPSNLELHKRSHTGEKPFECNICGKHFSQAGNLQTHLRRHSGEKPYICEICGKRFAASGDVQRHIIIHSGEKPHLCDICGRGFSNFSNLKEHKKTHTADKVFTCDECGKSFNMQRKLVKHRIRHTGERPYSCSACGKCFGGSGDLRRHVRTHTGEKPYTCEICTKCFTRSAVLRRHKKMHCKAGDESPDVLEELNQAIDTSDLEKSQSSDSFSQDTSVTLMPVSVKLPVHPVENSVAEFDSHSGGPYCKLRSMIQPHGVSDQEKLSLDPGKLAKPQMQQTQPQAYAYSDVDTPAGGEPLQADGMAMIRSSLAALDNHGGDPLGSRASSTTYRNSEGQFFSSMTLWGLAMKTLQNENELDQ